The stretch of DNA AATCCAGCCACCTCTGCAGCTCGAAGCCCCGCCACCCGCTCAGCCGTGGGCGTCAGGCAGTCGAGCCCCCCCGGTGCCCCCGCGATCCGCTCGCCGTAGGCCGCCACCACTCGCGCCGTCAGTCGTGACCCTGTCACCACCGTTACCTGCTGGCCCAGCACGGCGCGCAGTACGATCTCGAATCCGTCGAACGCCCCCGGCACCCGAAGCCCAGGGTGCCGAGTCACCGAGGCCGCCAGGAGCGGGTCCTGGCCGAGCCGTGCCACGATGAGGTCGGGCCGCGCCTCGAGGTCGAACAGCTGACGCAGTCGACCCAGGAGCGCCGGCAACACAGGCGTGAGCTCGTGCGGCAGCTCGACCAGGATCGACCGTCGCTGCGGCGCATGCTGGACCGAGACCCACCCTGTATGCGCACCAATCTTGACGGTGCGATGGTACCTGCCGTCAGCTACGACCTCGACGCCGGCCACCGCGCGAGTGCCCAGGAACTCGAGCAGCGCGTCCCAGTCGAAGGGCGGCCGGTATCCCAGCGGCAGCGTCAGCGTTTCGGCTGCTGCCGCGGGTGCCTCGGTCGCTTTGCGCAATCGGGTCGGCGGCATGCCATAACGGCGCAGGAACGCGTCGTTGAATCGCCGGAGGCTGCTGAATCCGCTGGCAAAGGCCACCTCGGTAACCGGAAGCGCAGTATCGGTCAGCAGTTGCTTGGCAAGAAGCAGGCGCCTCGTCAGCGCCAGTTCGATTGGCGAGACGCCCAGTTCCTGCTTGACCAGTCGACGCAGGTGGCGCGAGCTCCACCCGAACTGCGCGGCAATTGCCTCGAGCCCGCGCGCTCCGTCCGACAACCCCTCTTCGATTCGCGCGGCGACGAGATGCGCAATCCGGCGGGCATCG from Gemmatimonadales bacterium encodes:
- a CDS encoding helix-turn-helix domain-containing protein, producing MTRDPTALYTALQARDPRFDGVFYVGVTSTGIYCRPICTAKTPKAANCRFFETPAAAEQARFRPCLRCRPELAPGHAPVDDARRIAHLVAARIEEGLSDGARGLEAIAAQFGWSSRHLRRLVKQELGVSPIELALTRRLLLAKQLLTDTALPVTEVAFASGFSSLRRFNDAFLRRYGMPPTRLRKATEAPAAAAETLTLPLGYRPPFDWDALLEFLGTRAVAGVEVVADGRYHRTVKIGAHTGWVSVQHAPQRRSILVELPHELTPVLPALLGRLRQLFDLEARPDLIVARLGQDPLLAASVTRHPGLRVPGAFDGFEIVLRAVLGQQVTVVTGSRLTARVVAAYGERIAGAPGGLDCLTPTAERVAGLRAAEVAGLGIVRTRAACLVAVATEVAAGRIRLEPGPMAEETLERLLAVPGIGPWTARYIAMRALGWPDAFLTGDAVVRNRLGGLSPRLAEERSEPWRPWRSYATLHLWKSEPAPRSPTAITTRP